The Panicum hallii strain FIL2 chromosome 9, PHallii_v3.1, whole genome shotgun sequence genome has a window encoding:
- the LOC112874942 gene encoding oleosin 16 kDa-like, with translation MRGLYGDDDYPGHHGQQQHQSAAAAVAKVLAAFSMLLLSGLALTATVLALIVATPLLVIFSPVLVPAAITVALLTAGFVSSGGFGTAAVGVLAWMYRYLKTPEQQQQQLSSKDWAHQRLEQARAP, from the coding sequence ATGAGGGGCCTCTACGGCGACGACGACTACCCCGGCCATCAcggccagcagcagcaccagtcGGCGGCCGCGGCAGTAGCCAAGGTGCTGGCCGCCTTCTCCATGCTGCTGCTGTCGGGGCTGGCGCTGACGGCCACGGTGCTGGCGCTCATCGTGGCGACGCCGTTGCTGGTGATCTTCAGCCCAGTGCTGGTGCCGGCAGCCATCACGGTGGCGCTGCTCACGGCGGGCTTCGTGTCATCGGGAGGgttcggcacggcggcggtgggcGTGCTGGCGTGGATGTACCGGTACCTGAAGACgccggagcagcagcagcagcagctttcCAGCAAGGACTGGGCGCACCAACGCCTCGAGCAGGCACGCGCGCCCTGA